ACCGTGGCACTTCCCCACACGCTTGCTGAACGTCTGGCCACCCGAACTGCCACCATCACGATTGTGGGTGTCGGCTATGTCGGCCTGCCCCTGGCGATGGCCCTGAGCGCGGCCGGGTTCCGGGTCTTCGGCCTGGATAATTCCGCCGCCCGAGTCGCGGAACTGGCAGCGGGGTCCTCGCCGATCACGGATGTCCCTTCGGCCGAGCTCGCAGAGCAGCTGGCCACGGGGCGCTTTACGCCGACCCAGGATCCGGCGGTCCTGAAGGAATCCGATGTCGCCATCATTTGTGTCCCGACTCCCCTGACGCCCCATAAGCATCCGGACACCCGATTTATCGAGTCGGCGGCGCAAACCATTGCGAGCGCCCTGCGACCGGGGATGCTGGTGATCCTGGAGTCGACGACTTATCCGGGGACCACCACCGAACTGATCCGGCCCCTGCTGGAGAAGTCAGGGCTGGTCGCCGGACACGATTTCCATCTGGTCTTTTCCCCCGAGCGAGTGGATCCCGGCAACACGCAGTACAGCGTCGCCAACACACCCAAAGTTCTGGGCGGCCTGACACCAGCCTGCACCGAACTTGCCGCGCAGATGTATGCCTCGATCTCCGGACCAGAATTCGTGGTGCGGGTCTCTTCGCCCACCGAAGCGGAGTTCGTCAAGCTGCTGGAGAACACGTTTCGAAGTGTCAACATTGCGCTGGTGAATGAATTGTCGCAATTGGCGCACCGGATGGGTGTCAACATCTGGGAAGTGATCGATGCGGCGGCCACGAAGCCCTACGGCTTTATGCCGTTCTATCCCGGCCCCGGAGTTGGGGGGCACTGCATTCCCGTGGACCCGTACTACCTGCTCTGGAAAGCCCGGGAGTACCACTTCCACACGAAGTTCATCGAGCTGTCGGCAGAAACTAACGCCAACATGCCGGCCTATGTACTGAACCAGGTCTTCCGGATCCTGAATCGCGCCGGCAAGAGTCTGCTGGGCGCCCGTATCCTCGCGCTTGGAGTTACGTTCAAGCCGAACATCAACGACAACCGGAACTCCCCGGCGATGAGTGTCCTGGAGTTGCTGGCGGACAAAGGCGCGAACCTGCGCTACCACGACCCACATGTCCCCTCCCTCACGCTGGGGGAATCACATTCAGACTTCACCAGTATGCTGCCCGACCTGGTGTCGCTCCGATCGGTGGAACTGACGGCTGAGGAACTCGAAGCCGCTGATCTGGTGCTGTTGCTGGTGCATCACGCCAGCTTCGACATCCCCTTTATCGTCGAACACAGCCCGCTGCTGTACGACACACGCAACGCGACCCGGGTCGTCTCGCCGCGACCAGCGCATGTGTTCGTCCTCTAGCCCCAGACGTCCGCCCTATCGGTCACAGACACGACGAGCGCCGCTGGGATCAGCGGCACTTTCGGTTTTGTGATGCGGGTCTGACAGCAAACCAGGTTTAAGCGAGAAGGCTCCGAAGCATCCACGCGGTCTTTTCATGGACCTGCAATCGCTGGGTCAGCAGATCGCAGGAGACCTGGTCGGACGCGCTTTCAGCGAGGGCAAAAGCTTCCCGGGCGGTCCGGGCGACCGTCTCGTGAGCCTCCACCAGATGCGCGACCATCTGGGTCGCTTCGGGGATTGAGGCATCCTCGCCGATCGCGGAGAGCTGGCTGAACTGGGCGTAGGTACCGGGGGCATAGACTCCCAGTGCCCGGATCCGCTCAGCGATGAGGTCCACCGCCAGCGCCAGTTCGTTGTACTGCGTCTCGAACATCAGATGCAGGGTCTGGAACATGGGACCCGTGACATTCCAGTGGTAGTTGTGTGTCTTGAGGTAGAGGGTGTATGTGTCCGCGAGAACACGGGACAGCCCCTGTGCGATTTCCTCGCGTTGCGCCGGGGCGATGCCGATGTTGATGTCCATTGTGGGAACCTCCTGGTGCGATGGATGCGCTCTGCATCCTACTCTGCCGCATGGCGGGCGGTGTGTATTCGGTAGTGGTCTTCGGGATACTTGCCCTTTGGCGGAAAGCGTGCTGACATAAGGGACCGACCCCCTTGCGGGATCCGCAGCCAGGCAGTATATACCTCGCAAGTCAAGGCATCTCGACCGAGTCGTACCCATGCCCGACCTCCTCCTCAAGCCCGCCGCCTGGTTCTGGATCGCCCTGTTGGTGTCACTGGCCGGGACGCCAGTGGCGCGGCTGATTGCCATCCGTTTCGACATCCTGGACCACCCCAAGTCCGGGAATCACAAGACGCATAACGAGCCGACCCCCTACCTGGGCGGACTCTTTTTGACTCTGGCAGTCCTGGTCACGTTTCTGGTGGTGG
The bacterium genome window above contains:
- the wbpA gene encoding UDP-N-acetyl-D-glucosamine 6-dehydrogenase, which codes for MEPAATVALPHTLAERLATRTATITIVGVGYVGLPLAMALSAAGFRVFGLDNSAARVAELAAGSSPITDVPSAELAEQLATGRFTPTQDPAVLKESDVAIICVPTPLTPHKHPDTRFIESAAQTIASALRPGMLVILESTTYPGTTTELIRPLLEKSGLVAGHDFHLVFSPERVDPGNTQYSVANTPKVLGGLTPACTELAAQMYASISGPEFVVRVSSPTEAEFVKLLENTFRSVNIALVNELSQLAHRMGVNIWEVIDAAATKPYGFMPFYPGPGVGGHCIPVDPYYLLWKAREYHFHTKFIELSAETNANMPAYVLNQVFRILNRAGKSLLGARILALGVTFKPNINDNRNSPAMSVLELLADKGANLRYHDPHVPSLTLGESHSDFTSMLPDLVSLRSVELTAEELEAADLVLLLVHHASFDIPFIVEHSPLLYDTRNATRVVSPRPAHVFVL